In one Chryseobacterium camelliae genomic region, the following are encoded:
- a CDS encoding thioredoxin family protein: MKSIISGLFLFISLFTFAQDGIQFQEIPFKDLVAKAKKEKKLVFIDAYASWCGPCKMMEKNVFVQKSVGDFFNKNFVNARIDMEKGEGREIAVKFGVRSYPTYLFLNGEGELVSQNYGYMEAGMFLLMAQDISSPNNAKGSLKERFAKGEKDPEFLINIIKLNSTSDFDFAKKASERYFENKNKAEELTKDDIGYLLYFLKSPEDPNYKVFVSRKSEIIKFLPEKMYSDFDHQLVLSKVVAQSIDEKNKRINDDYFMKTAEPLVGKEEAKTKLNQTKLAYYEQNANFPEYEKTALEYYKKTDSFEPNELLKAAWIFSEHVKTASSLKKAAEWAEQSVMRGETSENTYILAKIYFLTGNKENAKNFAEMSRNIAVQNNKDASLAEELLKQIK; this comes from the coding sequence ATGAAAAGTATCATTTCCGGGTTATTTTTATTTATTTCTCTTTTTACCTTTGCTCAGGATGGAATTCAATTCCAGGAAATTCCTTTTAAAGATTTAGTGGCAAAAGCAAAAAAAGAGAAAAAGCTGGTTTTCATAGATGCTTATGCTTCCTGGTGCGGTCCCTGCAAAATGATGGAGAAAAATGTTTTTGTTCAAAAATCGGTAGGTGATTTTTTTAATAAAAATTTTGTCAATGCCCGAATTGATATGGAAAAAGGAGAAGGAAGGGAAATTGCCGTAAAATTTGGAGTGCGCTCTTACCCTACTTATCTTTTTTTAAACGGTGAAGGGGAATTGGTCTCTCAAAACTACGGATATATGGAAGCAGGAATGTTTTTGCTTATGGCACAAGACATCAGCTCTCCCAACAATGCCAAAGGCTCTTTAAAAGAACGATTTGCCAAAGGAGAAAAAGATCCTGAATTTCTGATCAACATCATTAAATTAAATTCGACTTCCGATTTTGATTTTGCTAAAAAGGCTTCGGAAAGATATTTTGAAAACAAAAATAAAGCAGAAGAACTAACGAAAGATGACATCGGATATTTACTTTATTTCTTAAAGTCTCCGGAAGATCCTAATTATAAAGTCTTTGTTTCAAGAAAATCGGAAATCATTAAATTTTTACCCGAAAAAATGTATTCAGACTTTGATCATCAACTTGTTTTATCTAAAGTTGTAGCCCAGTCTATAGATGAAAAAAACAAAAGGATCAATGATGATTATTTCATGAAAACCGCCGAACCTTTGGTCGGTAAAGAAGAAGCAAAAACGAAGCTGAACCAAACCAAGCTGGCCTATTACGAGCAAAATGCCAACTTTCCGGAATACGAAAAAACAGCTTTAGAATATTATAAAAAAACAGATTCGTTTGAACCAAACGAGCTTTTAAAGGCAGCATGGATTTTTTCTGAACATGTAAAAACCGCTTCCTCTTTAAAAAAAGCAGCTGAATGGGCAGAACAATCCGTAATGCGTGGCGAAACCTCTGAGAATACTTATATTTTAGCAAAAATTTATTTCTTGACCGGCAATAAAGAAAATGCCAAAAACTTTGCTGAAATGTCCAGAAATATTGCTGTTCAAAACAACAAAGACGCAAGTCTTGCAGAAGAATTATTAAAACAAATCAAATAA
- a CDS encoding DUF3575 domain-containing protein encodes MKNKILLSLLGLFALNTINAQTAEPIQEESEKKVYVKGNALLLPIGVINVGIEHQLSKKFTLQGDVLISPWKSFAGHEAQIYMGTIEGRYYFNEAFKGWHVGANFSIGAYIVQKPTYWNDNTYVDVQVGVPSQYINSQLYQKGYSILVGIEGGYQFRLADNWNMDIFAGIGSSQDFYKGYVRGTGERYDSANGYNRSGEIIPYRGGVMISYQLK; translated from the coding sequence TTGAAAAATAAAATTTTATTATCCTTATTAGGATTATTTGCATTAAACACAATAAACGCACAAACCGCAGAACCTATTCAGGAAGAATCTGAGAAAAAAGTATATGTAAAAGGCAATGCTTTACTTCTTCCAATTGGCGTTATAAATGTAGGGATAGAGCATCAATTAAGCAAAAAATTCACTTTACAAGGTGATGTTTTAATTTCTCCTTGGAAATCTTTTGCAGGGCATGAAGCTCAAATTTACATGGGAACCATCGAAGGAAGATATTATTTTAATGAAGCATTCAAAGGTTGGCATGTAGGAGCTAATTTTTCGATAGGAGCATATATTGTCCAAAAACCAACATATTGGAATGACAACACTTATGTAGATGTTCAGGTAGGAGTTCCAAGCCAATACATAAACTCCCAGCTTTATCAAAAGGGATACTCAATTTTAGTAGGTATAGAAGGTGGATATCAATTTAGATTAGCCGATAACTGGAATATGGATATTTTTGCAGGAATTGGCAGTTCTCAAGACTTCTATAAAGGATATGTACGCGGTACCGGTGAAAGATATGACAGTGCAAACGGCTATAACCGTAGTGGAGAAATAATTCCTTACCGTGGCGGTGTAATGATCTCTTATCAATTAAAATAA
- a CDS encoding DUF1343 domain-containing protein encodes MNLDFKIKNLLLICLIFLGVFNQYSSQIQDQIDFRTGADQPELYLPLLKNKTIGVVTNQTGLMSDRTHLVDFLVKNGIKIQSIFAPEHGFRGDADAGEKVKNGVDVKTGIPIVSLYGNNKKPKPEQLKGIDVVVFDIQDVGVRFYTYISTLTYLMEAGAENNVEIMVLDRPNPHDGYTDGPVLKKKWASFVGMHEVPVVYGLTIGEYGKMVNGEKWLKNEVQAKYTVIPMRNYHKKLRYPILDKPSPNLPNDRAINLYPSLCFFEGTQVSVGRGTDSPFQIYGSPWTTNLPYQFTPKPNFGAKDPFLNGKLCYGENLSDYKTDLRELNLEWVIKAYQNYNNPQLDFFLKNLWFDTLAGTNKLRKQIIAGKSIQEIKASWKSDLEDFEKIRTKYILYQN; translated from the coding sequence ATGAATTTAGATTTCAAAATTAAAAATTTACTTCTTATTTGCCTAATTTTTTTAGGAGTATTCAATCAATATTCTTCTCAGATTCAAGATCAAATTGATTTCAGAACAGGAGCAGACCAGCCGGAACTTTATCTTCCGTTGTTAAAGAACAAAACAATTGGAGTGGTTACCAACCAGACAGGTCTTATGAGTGACAGGACTCATTTGGTGGATTTTCTAGTTAAAAACGGTATTAAGATTCAATCTATTTTTGCTCCCGAACATGGTTTTCGGGGTGATGCTGATGCCGGTGAAAAAGTGAAAAACGGAGTAGATGTAAAAACGGGAATCCCGATTGTTTCTTTGTACGGAAATAATAAAAAACCTAAGCCTGAACAATTGAAAGGAATTGATGTCGTTGTTTTTGATATTCAGGATGTTGGAGTGAGATTTTACACTTATATTTCAACGTTAACCTATTTAATGGAAGCCGGAGCAGAAAATAATGTGGAGATTATGGTTCTGGATAGGCCCAATCCGCATGACGGTTATACTGATGGCCCTGTTTTAAAGAAGAAATGGGCAAGTTTTGTAGGAATGCATGAAGTTCCTGTTGTGTATGGTTTAACGATAGGGGAATATGGAAAAATGGTGAATGGTGAAAAGTGGCTAAAAAATGAAGTTCAGGCAAAATATACGGTAATTCCTATGAGGAATTATCACAAAAAATTGCGTTATCCTATTTTAGACAAGCCTTCCCCAAATTTACCGAATGATAGAGCGATTAATTTATACCCAAGCTTATGCTTTTTTGAAGGAACACAAGTTTCTGTGGGAAGAGGAACCGATTCGCCATTCCAGATTTACGGTTCGCCCTGGACAACGAATTTACCATATCAATTTACTCCCAAACCTAATTTTGGTGCAAAAGATCCGTTCTTAAACGGGAAGTTGTGTTATGGCGAAAATCTTTCCGACTACAAAACCGATTTGAGAGAGCTGAATTTAGAATGGGTGATTAAAGCGTATCAAAATTATAACAATCCTCAGTTAGATTTTTTCCTGAAAAATTTATGGTTTGATACATTGGCAGGAACAAATAAATTAAGAAAACAAATCATTGCAGGAAAATCAATCCAGGAAATCAAAGCATCATGGAAATCAGACCTGGAAGATTTTGAAAAGATAAGAACCAAGTATATTCTTTATCAAAACTAA
- a CDS encoding ABC transporter permease has protein sequence MKFPLYFSRKIAFSKDNKNNLSRVIIFIGRLSVALGIIVSLITVSTGFGSKKAIKERLADFSGHITIKSTKSNSSYNTSVLDNQGLEIQKIKDLPDVASIQKYATVTGIMRNEHNFAGIIFKGVGKDFDSLRFKKFLIEGRTPVVTEVGYNHGVTISQKIANDLHLKLKDSIVTVFSKVDQQPIYRKFEVVGIYKTDIKMIDEQFVIGGINHVRKIQDMKPDEVGGIDVFLKNVNDIDKDYPEIEQLIGYKNYAEKATEKFPQITDWISIYDTNIALIIIIMLIVVIINIIMVLLILIIERTNSIGLLKTLGASNSQIRATFINYTLIIMIPGLLYGNAIGLGLILIQKFFGVIKLNPENYYVSTVPVDLNPIAIISISLGILIISGLALIIPSYLISKISPVKVIKYN, from the coding sequence TTGAAATTTCCTTTATATTTCTCTAGAAAAATAGCGTTTTCCAAAGATAACAAAAATAATCTCTCAAGGGTTATCATCTTCATCGGCAGACTTTCTGTAGCTTTAGGAATTATTGTTTCTCTCATTACAGTTTCTACGGGCTTTGGTTCAAAGAAAGCGATTAAGGAAAGGTTGGCAGATTTCAGCGGACATATTACCATAAAATCAACAAAATCCAATTCATCTTATAATACTTCGGTTCTCGATAACCAAGGATTAGAGATTCAGAAAATAAAAGATCTTCCTGATGTAGCCAGTATACAAAAGTATGCAACGGTAACAGGTATTATGCGTAATGAGCATAATTTTGCAGGAATTATTTTTAAAGGGGTTGGAAAAGATTTTGACAGCTTACGTTTTAAAAAGTTCTTAATTGAAGGACGAACTCCTGTGGTAACAGAAGTTGGTTATAATCACGGAGTTACGATTTCACAAAAAATTGCCAACGATCTTCATTTAAAACTGAAAGACAGCATCGTAACGGTATTTTCTAAAGTTGACCAACAGCCCATTTACAGAAAATTTGAAGTGGTAGGAATTTATAAAACCGACATTAAAATGATTGATGAACAATTTGTCATTGGTGGCATCAATCATGTAAGAAAAATTCAGGATATGAAACCTGATGAAGTAGGCGGTATAGATGTTTTCCTGAAAAATGTAAATGATATCGACAAAGATTATCCTGAAATTGAACAGCTAATCGGCTATAAAAATTACGCCGAAAAAGCGACTGAAAAATTTCCTCAGATCACCGACTGGATCAGTATTTACGATACCAATATTGCTCTTATCATCATTATCATGCTGATTGTGGTCATTATCAATATTATCATGGTTCTTTTAATTCTTATTATTGAAAGAACAAACTCCATCGGTTTGCTAAAAACCTTGGGGGCAAGCAATTCCCAGATCAGAGCGACTTTCATCAACTATACGCTAATTATTATGATTCCCGGTCTTTTGTATGGAAACGCAATCGGCCTTGGATTGATTTTAATTCAGAAGTTCTTCGGGGTAATCAAGCTTAATCCTGAAAACTATTATGTCAGCACGGTTCCTGTAGATCTGAACCCGATCGCCATTATTTCAATTTCTCTGGGAATCCTGATTATTTCAGGACTGGCTTTAATTATTCCCAGTTATCTGATCAGTAAAATTTCGCCTGTAAAAGTGATTAAATACAACTAA
- a CDS encoding PLP-dependent cysteine synthase family protein codes for MKYAKNILETIGNTPLVKLNKVLGEDFPALVLAKVETFNPGNSVKDRMALKMIEDAEKDGRLKPGGTIIEGTSGNTGMGLALAAIIKGYKCIFVTNSKQSKEKCDILRAVGAEVIVCPTDVKPTDPRSYYSVSKRLAKETENGWYVNQYDNLSNRAAHYESTAPEIWEQTEGKLTHFVVGAGTGGTITGCGKFFKEKNADIKVIGVDTYGSILKEIHETGEINLGNAYTYITEGIGEDILPENYDMSVIDHFEKVTDKDGAVYARKLAKEEGIFCGYSAGSAIASLVQMKDQFTKDDVIVVLLHDHGSRYVGKIYNDEWMKEMGWLD; via the coding sequence ATGAAATACGCAAAAAATATTCTTGAAACTATCGGAAATACACCATTGGTAAAGCTTAATAAAGTTTTAGGGGAAGACTTTCCTGCATTAGTTTTAGCAAAAGTAGAAACCTTCAATCCCGGCAACTCTGTAAAAGACAGAATGGCGCTGAAAATGATTGAAGATGCAGAAAAAGACGGAAGATTGAAGCCCGGAGGAACGATTATCGAGGGAACTTCCGGAAATACAGGGATGGGATTAGCTCTTGCAGCGATCATCAAAGGGTACAAATGTATTTTTGTAACCAATTCAAAACAGTCAAAAGAAAAATGTGATATTCTACGTGCAGTAGGTGCTGAAGTAATTGTTTGTCCTACAGACGTGAAGCCTACTGATCCGCGTTCTTACTATTCTGTTTCAAAAAGATTAGCCAAAGAAACGGAAAATGGATGGTATGTCAATCAATATGATAATTTATCGAACAGAGCAGCTCATTATGAGTCTACTGCTCCTGAAATCTGGGAACAAACGGAAGGAAAACTTACTCATTTCGTAGTGGGAGCCGGAACAGGAGGTACCATTACGGGTTGTGGAAAATTCTTCAAAGAAAAAAATGCTGATATCAAAGTAATTGGTGTTGATACCTACGGTTCGATCCTGAAGGAAATTCATGAAACAGGAGAAATCAACTTAGGAAATGCTTACACTTATATCACAGAAGGTATCGGTGAAGATATTCTTCCGGAAAACTATGATATGTCCGTAATCGATCATTTTGAGAAAGTGACCGATAAAGACGGTGCTGTTTATGCAAGAAAGCTGGCTAAAGAGGAAGGAATTTTCTGCGGGTATTCTGCAGGAAGTGCCATTGCTTCTTTGGTTCAGATGAAAGATCAGTTCACAAAAGATGATGTGATTGTTGTTCTTCTTCATGATCATGGTTCAAGATACGTCGGAAAAATCTACAACGACGAGTGGATGAAAGAAATGGGTTGGTTGGATTAA
- a CDS encoding chaperone modulator CbpM: MSERISREELVKIYNIEITFFDELVDSGLLNIQTENEILYLKYEDLPVFEKFANWHYDLEINLPGLEVIHDMLKKMEHLRQKNRELMNKLSAMSGGYEDI; this comes from the coding sequence ATGAGTGAAAGAATATCGCGAGAAGAACTCGTAAAAATATACAATATCGAAATCACTTTTTTTGATGAACTGGTGGATTCCGGACTGTTGAATATTCAGACCGAAAATGAAATCCTTTATTTGAAGTATGAAGATCTCCCGGTTTTTGAGAAGTTTGCCAACTGGCATTACGACCTGGAAATTAATCTTCCCGGATTGGAAGTTATTCATGATATGCTGAAAAAAATGGAACATTTAAGACAGAAAAACCGTGAACTGATGAATAAGCTTTCGGCGATGAGTGGCGGGTATGAAGATATTTAG
- a CDS encoding J domain-containing protein translates to MAYIDYYKILGVDKSATQEDIKKAYRKLARKLHPDLNPNDKEAERKFKELNEANEVLSNAENRAKYDKYGEHWKHGEEYEKAQQQQQRQYQSQSGNFGGGFSGADFGEGEDFSDFFQNMFGGAGGGFGRSSRGSASGKFKGQDVHAELNLSLKDAATTHPQTFEISGKKVRITIPAGVYDGQQIKLKGHGNPGFNGGPSGDLYITFNIAVDPNFERIGNDLKTKVTIDLYTAVLGGDVKVNTLTGSVNLKVKPETQNGTTVRLKGKGFPVYKKDGEFGDLFVTYEVKLPTNLTEKQKELFEQLKNS, encoded by the coding sequence ATGGCTTATATAGATTACTATAAAATTTTAGGCGTAGACAAAAGCGCAACCCAAGAAGATATCAAAAAAGCATATCGGAAATTAGCAAGAAAACTGCATCCTGATCTTAATCCTAATGATAAGGAAGCGGAAAGAAAATTCAAAGAACTCAACGAAGCCAATGAAGTTCTGAGCAATGCGGAAAACCGTGCAAAGTATGACAAATACGGAGAACATTGGAAGCATGGCGAAGAATATGAAAAAGCTCAGCAACAGCAACAAAGGCAATACCAAAGCCAATCAGGAAATTTTGGTGGCGGATTTTCCGGGGCTGATTTCGGAGAAGGAGAGGATTTCTCAGATTTTTTCCAGAATATGTTCGGGGGAGCAGGAGGTGGTTTCGGAAGAAGTTCGAGAGGAAGCGCTTCAGGAAAATTTAAAGGGCAGGATGTACATGCAGAATTGAATTTAAGCTTAAAAGATGCTGCCACTACACATCCTCAGACTTTTGAAATTAGCGGGAAGAAAGTAAGAATCACGATTCCTGCGGGAGTTTATGACGGACAGCAAATCAAGCTGAAAGGTCACGGAAACCCGGGGTTCAATGGCGGTCCGAGCGGAGATTTATACATCACGTTCAATATTGCGGTCGACCCGAATTTTGAAAGAATCGGGAATGATTTAAAAACAAAAGTCACCATTGATTTATATACGGCCGTTTTAGGGGGAGATGTGAAAGTGAATACGTTGACCGGAAGCGTTAATCTGAAAGTAAAACCCGAAACACAGAACGGAACAACGGTAAGATTGAAAGGAAAAGGCTTTCCGGTGTACAAAAAAGACGGTGAATTCGGAGATTTATTTGTGACGTACGAAGTGAAGTTACCCACGAATCTTACTGAAAAGCAGAAAGAACTTTTTGAACAACTTAAAAATTCATAA
- a CDS encoding dicarboxylate/amino acid:cation symporter gives MTEVLKNYSGILLLLLGITIGSIIGIAAPDLVNYLKPIGDIFLNLLFVSVVPLVFFAVSNSIASLEQQSKFGKIMLTMALTFLFFILTAAVFTICAVYLFPVSGVSGSNEIVEEATNNDSWGNRIVGFFTVGEFTQLFSRQNMLALLIFAFMTGFSARKAGEKGQPFRIFIASGYEVMKELLLLIMKVAPIGLGAYFAYQVATLGPQLFGFYAKPLGLYYIAGIVYFLVFYSLYAFMAKGKNGIKSFWTHAPFPTLTALSTCSSFATMPANLLAAAKIGIPSQISNIVIPIGTTLHKNGSSMSSIIKIYVAFLIIGRDFFDPMNLLLALGITVFVSIVAGGIPNGGYIGEMLMISVYKLPQEAIPAVMIIGTLVDPLATVLNAVGQLVASMFVSRFVKV, from the coding sequence ATGACAGAAGTGTTGAAAAACTACTCCGGTATTTTACTTTTACTCTTGGGAATCACTATTGGCAGCATCATTGGAATTGCTGCTCCCGATCTTGTAAATTACCTAAAACCTATAGGGGATATCTTCCTTAATCTTCTTTTTGTAAGTGTTGTTCCGTTGGTATTCTTTGCGGTTTCCAATTCCATTGCCTCATTAGAACAGCAGTCTAAGTTTGGAAAAATCATGCTTACCATGGCTTTAACGTTTCTGTTTTTCATTTTAACAGCAGCTGTTTTCACCATTTGTGCCGTGTATCTGTTCCCTGTTTCAGGAGTTTCAGGAAGTAACGAAATCGTGGAAGAAGCCACTAATAATGACAGTTGGGGTAACAGAATCGTAGGATTTTTTACCGTTGGCGAATTTACCCAGCTTTTTTCAAGACAAAACATGTTGGCTCTTTTAATTTTTGCTTTTATGACTGGATTTTCAGCAAGAAAAGCAGGAGAAAAAGGTCAGCCTTTCAGAATATTTATCGCTTCGGGATATGAAGTCATGAAAGAATTGCTTTTATTAATCATGAAAGTGGCACCGATAGGTTTAGGAGCTTATTTTGCTTATCAGGTTGCCACATTGGGGCCTCAGCTTTTCGGATTTTATGCTAAACCTTTAGGGCTGTATTATATTGCAGGAATCGTTTATTTCTTAGTATTCTATTCACTGTATGCATTTATGGCCAAAGGTAAAAACGGAATAAAAAGCTTTTGGACCCATGCTCCTTTTCCCACGTTAACCGCTTTAAGTACGTGCAGCAGCTTTGCAACAATGCCGGCAAATTTACTGGCGGCAGCAAAAATTGGGATACCCAGCCAGATTTCAAATATTGTGATTCCGATCGGAACAACCTTGCACAAAAACGGTTCTTCGATGTCTTCCATTATTAAAATTTATGTAGCTTTTTTAATTATCGGAAGAGATTTTTTTGATCCGATGAACTTATTGCTAGCGTTAGGAATTACTGTTTTTGTAAGTATCGTTGCCGGTGGAATTCCAAACGGAGGGTATATTGGTGAAATGCTGATGATTTCCGTGTATAAATTACCACAGGAAGCCATTCCGGCTGTGATGATTATCGGAACTTTGGTTGATCCTTTGGCAACTGTTTTAAATGCAGTCGGTCAATTGGTGGCTTCGATGTTTGTGAGTCGGTTTGTGAAGGTTTAA
- a CDS encoding hydroxymethylglutaryl-CoA synthase family protein, with product MAVGIEAASYYVPSLYLEIRDLAEKRGIEPAKLEKGLGLHKMGLPDVHEDAATFAAEALLRLIKDYNIHPKEISRIYLGTESALDAAKPTASYAMQMVEKMLEAEFGARVFKNCDVVDMTFACIGAVDALHNAVDFVRVNPEKKAVVIASDYAKYELASSGEYTQGGGAVAVLVSSKPDLIEIENNWGVAAESVFDFFKPRRHFKKEDLTNAPENFPENIEIFTDEPVFDGQYSNQCYQDRIREAYDHYKEITGENKPYEAWKYLIFHLPYAFHGKRVFTEIYSLENGLSYETPEEQKAVAKSEGYIQFINDKIEKSQRASSEIGNMYTASIFMALLSALQTSFNDNEELTGQQIGFLGYGSGSKSKVFAGKVSENWKNVVAKWNLFEGLKSRKAIDFETYEKLHRKQLKHSVNTNYKGFGLKSVELENPVLKGARYYEYQG from the coding sequence ATGGCAGTTGGAATTGAGGCAGCAAGCTATTATGTGCCTTCTTTGTATTTGGAAATTAGAGATTTAGCGGAAAAAAGAGGAATTGAACCGGCAAAACTGGAAAAAGGGTTGGGATTACATAAAATGGGGCTTCCTGATGTACATGAAGATGCGGCAACTTTCGCAGCGGAGGCCTTATTGAGACTGATCAAGGATTATAATATCCATCCGAAAGAAATATCAAGGATTTATTTAGGAACAGAAAGTGCCCTGGATGCAGCAAAACCAACAGCTTCTTACGCTATGCAAATGGTAGAAAAAATGCTTGAAGCAGAATTTGGAGCAAGAGTTTTCAAAAATTGCGATGTGGTGGATATGACTTTTGCCTGCATCGGAGCGGTAGATGCGTTGCACAATGCTGTAGATTTTGTAAGGGTAAATCCTGAGAAAAAAGCAGTGGTTATTGCAAGTGATTATGCCAAATATGAACTGGCTTCTTCCGGAGAATATACACAAGGAGGAGGTGCTGTTGCTGTTTTGGTCTCTTCAAAACCTGATTTAATTGAAATTGAAAACAATTGGGGAGTGGCTGCAGAAAGTGTTTTTGATTTTTTCAAACCCAGAAGACATTTCAAAAAAGAAGATTTAACGAATGCCCCTGAAAACTTCCCTGAGAATATTGAAATTTTCACAGATGAACCTGTTTTTGACGGTCAATACTCCAATCAATGTTATCAGGACAGAATCAGAGAAGCGTATGATCATTATAAAGAGATTACCGGAGAAAATAAACCGTATGAAGCCTGGAAATACCTTATTTTTCATCTTCCTTATGCTTTCCACGGGAAAAGAGTGTTCACGGAAATTTACAGCTTAGAAAACGGCTTATCTTACGAAACTCCTGAAGAACAAAAAGCGGTTGCCAAATCTGAAGGATATATTCAGTTTATCAACGATAAAATTGAAAAATCGCAAAGAGCATCTTCGGAAATTGGAAATATGTACACCGCTTCAATTTTTATGGCGCTGCTTTCTGCGTTACAGACTTCTTTTAACGACAATGAAGAATTGACTGGACAACAAATAGGATTTTTAGGGTATGGAAGCGGTTCGAAATCTAAAGTTTTTGCCGGAAAAGTTTCAGAAAACTGGAAGAATGTGGTGGCAAAATGGAATTTGTTTGAAGGATTAAAAAGCAGAAAAGCGATCGATTTTGAAACGTATGAAAAGCTTCACAGAAAACAATTGAAACATTCTGTTAACACAAATTACAAAGGTTTTGGATTGAAATCGGTGGAACTGGAAAATCCTGTTTTGAAAGGTGCGAGGTATTATGAATATCAAGGATAA